A section of the Oncorhynchus tshawytscha isolate Ot180627B linkage group LG09, Otsh_v2.0, whole genome shotgun sequence genome encodes:
- the LOC112258453 gene encoding epoxide hydrolase 3 isoform X2: MSNSVIVDLLLVPTRLCLWFQSVLYWFLVYGTAGLTAGLVLTRIAWRALKDPYGTFHWTVRKKQPACLRDPTLGKHGYLWGRSSGLRFHYVTKGDSRNPLMLFLHGFPENWYSWRYQLCGFSGQYHTVAMDLRGCGDSDAPSQLEDYSLEKLCHDIRDAIDELGHTSCVLVGHDWGGMLAWHFTLERPDMVQRLVIMNAPHPASWLDAVLRRPSELLRCGHACFFQLPALPEFTLSLEDFKLVRSLLCGGRGGIRNRARRLTEAQLEGYLYRLSQPGGLTAPLNYYRSLLSNALYKHQEVEVPCLLIWGEADSILVEGMSGGTRPYARGSVTLHTIPGCSHWVQQDQPETVNQLLWEFLLDREKDVERCSSRRGAGWAIKWTRE, from the exons ATGAGCAATTCCGTGATCGTGGACCTTCTCCTGGTTCCGACCAGATTGTGTCTGTGGTTTCAGTCTGTGCTGTACTGGTTTCTTGTATATGGCACGGCTGGACTCACAGCCGGACTGGTTCTTACACGGATCGCATGGCGTGCACTGAAAGACCCCTACGGGACCTTCCATTGGACAGTCCGCAAGAAGCAGCCCGCATGTCTGCGTGATCCCACTCTGGGCAAACACGGCTACTTGTGGGGCAGG AGCTCTGGTTTGAGGTTCCATTATGTAACCAAGGGAGACAGCAGGAATCCTCTAATGCTCTTCCTTCACGGATTCCCAGAGaattg GTACTCGTGGCGCTACCAGCTGTGTGGGTTTAGTGGACAGTACCACACGGTGGCAATGGACCTGCGTGGCTGTGGCGACTCTGACGCACCCTCCCAGCTGGAGGACTACTCTCTGGAGAAACTCTGTCACGATATCAGGGACGCCATTGATGAACTAG GCCACACCAGTTGTGTGTTGGTGGGCCATGACTGGGGCGGTATGCTGGCCTGGCACTTCACACTGGAGAGGCCTGATATGGTGCAGCGACTGGTCATCATGAACGCACCGCACCCTGCCTCTTGGCTAG ATGCAGTGTTGAGAAGGCCCTCTGAGCTTCTGCGCTGTGGTCATGCCTGCTTCTTCCAGCTCCCTGCACTCCCAGAGTTCACTCTATCACTGGAGGACTTCAAG TTGGTGCGTAGTCTGCTGTGTGGGGGTCGTGGTGGCATCAGGAACCGTGCCCGCAGGCTGACTGAAGCTCAGCTCGAGGGTTATCTCTACCGCCTGTCCCAACCTGGCGGGCTGACCGCACCCCTCAACTACTATCGCTCACTACTCAG TAACGCCCTTTACAAGCACCAGGAAGTGGAGGTGCCGTGCCTGCTGATCTGGGGCGAGGCTGACAGCATCCTGGTAGAGGGGATGTCTGGGGGCACCAGGCCCTACGCCCGGGGGTCCGTCACCTTACACACCATCCCTGGGTGCAGCCACTGGGTACAGCAGGACCAGCCAGAGACGGTCAACCAGCTGCTGTGGGAGTTCCTTCTGGATAGGGAGAAGGACGTGGAGCGCTGCTCCTCACGCAGAGGTGCAGGCTGGGCCATCAAGTGGACCAGAGAGTAA
- the LOC112258453 gene encoding epoxide hydrolase 4 isoform X1 — MSNSVIVDLLLVPTRLCLWFQSVLYWFLVYGTAGLTAGLVLTRIAWRALKDPYGTFHWTVRKKQPACLRDPTLGKHGYLWGRVRIDRSERENTAIIGITFAIFTFYCSQQLSSGLRFHYVTKGDSRNPLMLFLHGFPENWYSWRYQLCGFSGQYHTVAMDLRGCGDSDAPSQLEDYSLEKLCHDIRDAIDELGHTSCVLVGHDWGGMLAWHFTLERPDMVQRLVIMNAPHPASWLDAVLRRPSELLRCGHACFFQLPALPEFTLSLEDFKLVRSLLCGGRGGIRNRARRLTEAQLEGYLYRLSQPGGLTAPLNYYRSLLSNALYKHQEVEVPCLLIWGEADSILVEGMSGGTRPYARGSVTLHTIPGCSHWVQQDQPETVNQLLWEFLLDREKDVERCSSRRGAGWAIKWTRE; from the exons ATGAGCAATTCCGTGATCGTGGACCTTCTCCTGGTTCCGACCAGATTGTGTCTGTGGTTTCAGTCTGTGCTGTACTGGTTTCTTGTATATGGCACGGCTGGACTCACAGCCGGACTGGTTCTTACACGGATCGCATGGCGTGCACTGAAAGACCCCTACGGGACCTTCCATTGGACAGTCCGCAAGAAGCAGCCCGCATGTCTGCGTGATCCCACTCTGGGCAAACACGGCTACTTGTGGGGCAGGGTAAGAATagataggagtgagagagaaaacacCGCTATTATCGGCATAACATTTgctatttttacattttattgcaGTCAGCAATTG AGCTCTGGTTTGAGGTTCCATTATGTAACCAAGGGAGACAGCAGGAATCCTCTAATGCTCTTCCTTCACGGATTCCCAGAGaattg GTACTCGTGGCGCTACCAGCTGTGTGGGTTTAGTGGACAGTACCACACGGTGGCAATGGACCTGCGTGGCTGTGGCGACTCTGACGCACCCTCCCAGCTGGAGGACTACTCTCTGGAGAAACTCTGTCACGATATCAGGGACGCCATTGATGAACTAG GCCACACCAGTTGTGTGTTGGTGGGCCATGACTGGGGCGGTATGCTGGCCTGGCACTTCACACTGGAGAGGCCTGATATGGTGCAGCGACTGGTCATCATGAACGCACCGCACCCTGCCTCTTGGCTAG ATGCAGTGTTGAGAAGGCCCTCTGAGCTTCTGCGCTGTGGTCATGCCTGCTTCTTCCAGCTCCCTGCACTCCCAGAGTTCACTCTATCACTGGAGGACTTCAAG TTGGTGCGTAGTCTGCTGTGTGGGGGTCGTGGTGGCATCAGGAACCGTGCCCGCAGGCTGACTGAAGCTCAGCTCGAGGGTTATCTCTACCGCCTGTCCCAACCTGGCGGGCTGACCGCACCCCTCAACTACTATCGCTCACTACTCAG TAACGCCCTTTACAAGCACCAGGAAGTGGAGGTGCCGTGCCTGCTGATCTGGGGCGAGGCTGACAGCATCCTGGTAGAGGGGATGTCTGGGGGCACCAGGCCCTACGCCCGGGGGTCCGTCACCTTACACACCATCCCTGGGTGCAGCCACTGGGTACAGCAGGACCAGCCAGAGACGGTCAACCAGCTGCTGTGGGAGTTCCTTCTGGATAGGGAGAAGGACGTGGAGCGCTGCTCCTCACGCAGAGGTGCAGGCTGGGCCATCAAGTGGACCAGAGAGTAA